One Thiocapsa rosea genomic window carries:
- a CDS encoding DUF1810 domain-containing protein, whose product MTADDSHDLNRYLRAQENDYAPALAEIRSGRKRTHWMWYIFPQLDGLGFSETARRYAIRGLDEARAYLGHPVLGPRLVECAEAVLAVQGRSAREIFGTPDDLKLRSCVTLFAEGSAAGSVFRWVLEVYFGGEADGRTLRLLER is encoded by the coding sequence ATGACCGCCGACGATTCCCACGACCTGAACCGCTACCTCCGGGCGCAGGAGAACGACTACGCCCCTGCCCTCGCCGAGATCCGCTCGGGCCGCAAGCGCACGCACTGGATGTGGTACATCTTCCCGCAGCTCGACGGGCTCGGGTTCAGCGAGACGGCGCGGCGTTATGCGATCCGCGGTCTCGACGAGGCGCGGGCGTATCTCGGCCATCCGGTGCTCGGGCCGCGGTTGGTCGAGTGTGCCGAGGCGGTGCTCGCGGTTCAGGGACGCTCGGCGCGGGAGATCTTCGGGACGCCGGATGATTTGAAGCTGCGTTCGTGTGTGACGTTGTTTGCGGAGGGGTCGGCGGCGGGGTCGGTGTTTCGGTGGGTGTTGGAGGTGTATTTCGGAGGTGAGGCGGATGGGAGGACGTTGCGACTCTTGGAACGTTGA
- a CDS encoding PIN domain-containing protein codes for MHLPVFVGIQQNRIPFDFTNAMQRLGEHARYVRIGGIGGIGGAGRNALDFHLAFYLGELVQRDPGRVFRVVSKDGGFDP; via the coding sequence GTGCACTTGCCGGTATTCGTGGGGATCCAGCAGAACCGCATCCCGTTCGACTTCACCAACGCCATGCAGCGGCTCGGGGAGCATGCCCGCTACGTCAGGATCGGGGGGATCGGGGGGATCGGGGGGGCCGGGCGCAACGCGCTTGACTTCCATCTGGCGTTCTACCTGGGAGAGTTGGTCCAACGAGATCCGGGCCGGGTGTTTCGGGTGGTCTCGAAGGACGGCGGATTCGATCCGTAA
- a CDS encoding restriction endonuclease — translation MAVLSDNDVGLFVTTGRFTKDAHDEDRSQERRKITLIDRERLVELWIDYMDRLSEDARQLLPLKPIYFLAPP, via the coding sequence ATGGCCGTCCTCAGTGACAATGACGTTGGCCTCTTCGTCACCACCGGTCGCTTCACCAAGGACGCCCATGACGAGGACCGCAGCCAGGAACGGCGCAAGATCACCCTGATCGACCGCGAGCGTCTCGTAGAGCTGTGGATCGATTACATGGACCGCCTGAGCGAGGATGCCCGCCAACTGCTGCCGCTAAAGCCGATCTATTTCCTGGCTCCGCCCTGA
- the istA gene encoding IS21 family transposase: protein MPRQRLSMRKVDDVLRLKWGSGRSVREIARALGIGRTTVSEYLDRAEAAGLSWPLPEGLSADELERRLFKPGGRPAERGLVEPDFDVVHRELRRKGVTLFLLWQEYRERHPEGYSYSQFCARYSVWKGRVDVVMRQTHRAGEKLFVDYAGQTAAVIDPDSGEIRTAQIFVAVLGASNYTYAEATWTQALPDWIGAQVRALNFLGGCPDIIVPDNLKSAVSKAHRYEPDLNPTYQDFAAHYGLAVIPARVRKPRDKAKAEGGVLLVERWILARLRHQEFFSLTELNGVIATHLQALNTRPFKKLDGSRLSQFEAIDRPALRALPATAYEYAEWRKARVAPNIHIEVDGHYYSVPHALVKRQVDVRLTATTVEVLHHGQRVASHVRSARRGGYTTVTDHMPERHQRALEWTPERLQRWAHTIGPATAAVTTQLLGARRHPQQAFNACFGVLRLSTAYSEARLEAACARALTLGTVSYKSLATILEKGLDQRPLPTPDQQSLPLDHANLRGADYYH from the coding sequence ATGCCAAGACAGAGGTTATCCATGCGAAAAGTCGACGATGTGCTGCGGTTGAAATGGGGTTCCGGGCGGTCGGTGCGGGAGATCGCCCGTGCGCTCGGGATCGGGCGAACAACGGTGTCGGAGTACTTGGATCGCGCCGAGGCGGCAGGGCTGTCCTGGCCGTTACCCGAGGGTCTGAGTGCGGACGAGTTGGAGCGACGGCTGTTCAAGCCGGGCGGGCGCCCCGCCGAGCGCGGGCTGGTTGAGCCCGATTTTGATGTCGTTCACCGGGAGCTGCGGCGCAAAGGCGTCACGCTGTTCCTGCTCTGGCAGGAGTACCGCGAGCGCCATCCCGAGGGCTATTCCTACAGCCAATTCTGCGCCCGCTACAGCGTCTGGAAGGGTCGGGTGGATGTGGTCATGCGCCAGACCCATCGGGCCGGGGAGAAGCTCTTCGTCGACTACGCCGGGCAGACGGCGGCGGTGATCGATCCCGACAGCGGGGAGATCCGCACGGCGCAGATCTTCGTGGCGGTGCTCGGGGCCTCCAACTACACCTATGCCGAGGCAACCTGGACGCAGGCGCTCCCCGACTGGATCGGCGCGCAGGTGCGCGCGCTGAACTTTCTCGGCGGTTGCCCGGACATCATCGTTCCCGACAATCTGAAAAGCGCCGTCAGCAAGGCTCACCGTTACGAGCCGGATCTGAACCCGACCTACCAGGATTTTGCCGCCCATTACGGACTGGCGGTGATCCCGGCACGGGTGCGCAAACCGCGGGATAAGGCCAAGGCCGAAGGCGGTGTGCTCTTGGTCGAACGCTGGATCCTGGCGCGCCTGCGCCATCAGGAGTTCTTCTCGCTTACCGAGCTCAACGGGGTCATTGCCACCCACCTGCAGGCCCTCAATACCCGTCCCTTCAAAAAGCTCGACGGCTCGCGCCTGAGCCAATTCGAGGCGATCGATCGACCGGCCCTGCGCGCGCTGCCGGCAACCGCCTATGAGTACGCCGAATGGCGTAAGGCACGGGTGGCGCCGAACATTCACATCGAGGTCGACGGGCATTACTACTCGGTGCCGCACGCCCTGGTCAAACGCCAGGTCGACGTGCGCCTGACCGCTACCACGGTGGAGGTCCTGCACCACGGCCAGCGGGTCGCCAGCCATGTCCGCAGCGCCCGCCGGGGCGGCTACACCACGGTGACCGACCACATGCCCGAGCGCCATCAACGCGCCCTGGAGTGGACCCCGGAACGCCTGCAGCGCTGGGCGCATACCATCGGCCCGGCCACCGCTGCCGTCACCACGCAACTGCTCGGCGCGCGGCGCCATCCACAACAGGCCTTCAATGCCTGTTTCGGGGTGCTGCGCCTGAGCACGGCCTACAGCGAGGCCCGCCTGGAGGCGGCCTGTGCACGCGCGCTCACCCTCGGCACCGTCAGCTACAAAAGCCTCGCCACGATCCTGGAGAAAGGGCTTGATCAGCGGCCCTTGCCGACTCCCGATCAGCAGAGTTTGCCGCTGGATCACGCCAATCTGCGCGGCGCCGACTACTACCACTAA
- the istB gene encoding IS21-like element helper ATPase IstB → MLLHPTLETLAQLRLDGMLKALQEQLQMPEIQTLSFEERLGLLLDRELSTRENRRLKTRLKQAKLREPAAIEDLDYRTHRGLDKALMSRLATGQWIGEHLNVILTGPTGVGKTWIACALAHKACRDGFTVRYLRLPRLLQDLAMARAEGRYTKLLAELARTELLVLDDWGLAPLNDEQRRDLLEILDDRFKTRATLVTSQLPVALWHDYLGDPTLADAILDRLVHCAYKINLTGDSMRKHSTGLTDDPALA, encoded by the coding sequence ATGTTGCTTCACCCCACCCTGGAGACCCTCGCGCAACTGCGCCTCGACGGCATGCTCAAGGCCCTGCAGGAACAACTCCAGATGCCGGAGATTCAAACCCTGAGCTTCGAGGAGCGCCTCGGCCTGCTGCTCGATCGCGAACTGAGCACGCGTGAGAATCGACGCCTCAAGACCCGGCTGAAACAGGCCAAGCTGCGTGAGCCGGCCGCCATCGAAGACCTCGACTACCGCACGCACCGCGGCCTGGACAAAGCCCTGATGAGCCGCCTGGCGACCGGTCAGTGGATCGGCGAGCACCTCAACGTCATCCTCACCGGGCCGACCGGCGTCGGAAAAACGTGGATCGCGTGCGCCCTGGCCCACAAGGCCTGCCGCGACGGCTTCACCGTGCGCTATCTGCGCCTGCCCCGGCTGCTGCAGGATCTGGCGATGGCCCGCGCCGAGGGCCGCTACACCAAACTGCTCGCCGAACTGGCGCGCACCGAGCTGCTGGTCCTGGATGACTGGGGCTTGGCCCCTTTGAACGACGAGCAGCGGCGCGATCTGCTCGAAATCCTCGACGACCGTTTCAAGACGCGCGCCACCCTGGTCACCAGCCAACTCCCGGTCGCCCTTTGGCATGACTACCTCGGCGATCCGACACTCGCCGACGCCATCCTCGATCGCCTCGTGCACTGCGCCTACAAGATCAATTTGACCGGAGACTCGATGCGCAAACACTCCACCGGGTTGACAGACGATCCCGCCCTCGCGTAA
- a CDS encoding IS91 family transposase, producing the protein MILLSAIIATFEADYRAAYGETILPGQLNALHALKRCRTSVSPLMRAQCGDCGHTQLVPHSCGHRACPHCQHHESQQWLERQLAKQVPASYFLLTFTVPEALRALVWDNQQTLYDHLIRASWETVRTFVRNDTQLQGEAGAIAVLHTHSRRLDFHPHVHLVVPAAAIDPDNKRWRTKSAKRGYLFNHKALAKVFRAKLLAAIAAEGLAQPAGVPGTWVVDCKNVGRGEKALVYPGRYLYRGVIQEKDIVACENGQVTFRYRHAKRKRFEYRTLPGACFLALVLRHVLPKGFRRARNFGFLHPNSKRAIAVLQWLFGLDPKRLIAHLKPRPRLACPCCGADMVIVQTGLPPQPPRAPVIPNLAASKTPAM; encoded by the coding sequence ATGATCCTGCTCTCCGCCATCATCGCCACCTTCGAGGCGGACTATCGGGCCGCGTACGGCGAGACGATCCTGCCCGGTCAGCTCAATGCCCTGCACGCCCTGAAGCGCTGCCGCACCTCGGTCAGCCCCCTGATGCGGGCGCAGTGCGGGGACTGCGGCCACACGCAGCTCGTCCCGCACTCCTGTGGTCATCGCGCCTGCCCGCACTGCCAGCATCACGAGAGTCAGCAATGGCTCGAGCGTCAGCTCGCCAAGCAGGTGCCGGCGAGCTATTTCCTGCTGACCTTTACCGTCCCCGAGGCGCTGCGCGCGCTGGTATGGGACAACCAGCAGACGCTCTACGATCACCTGATCCGCGCAAGCTGGGAGACGGTGCGCACGTTCGTGCGCAACGACACGCAGCTGCAGGGCGAGGCCGGGGCGATTGCGGTGCTCCATACCCATTCGCGACGACTCGATTTCCATCCCCACGTTCATCTGGTGGTGCCGGCCGCGGCGATCGATCCGGACAACAAGCGCTGGCGCACCAAAAGCGCCAAGCGCGGCTATCTCTTCAACCACAAGGCCCTGGCCAAGGTCTTCCGCGCCAAGCTGCTCGCGGCCATCGCCGCCGAGGGGCTAGCGCAGCCCGCGGGCGTGCCCGGGACCTGGGTCGTGGACTGCAAGAACGTCGGCCGCGGCGAGAAGGCGCTGGTCTATCCGGGGCGCTACCTCTACCGCGGCGTCATCCAGGAGAAGGACATCGTCGCCTGCGAGAACGGCCAGGTGACCTTCCGCTACCGTCATGCCAAGCGCAAGCGCTTCGAGTACCGCACCCTGCCGGGGGCGTGCTTCCTCGCCCTGGTGCTCCGGCATGTCTTGCCCAAAGGCTTTCGCCGGGCCCGCAACTTCGGCTTTCTGCATCCCAACAGCAAGCGCGCCATCGCTGTCCTGCAGTGGCTCTTCGGACTCGACCCGAAGCGCCTGATCGCGCACCTGAAACCTCGGCCTCGACTGGCATGCCCATGCTGCGGGGCCGACATGGTCATCGTGCAGACCGGTCTGCCGCCACAACCGCCCCGAGCACCGGTCATCCCGAACCTCGCGGCGAGCAAGACCCCGGCGATGTAA
- a CDS encoding M48 family metallopeptidase produces the protein MSATGETESPARDCVHWGRTTIHYEISFRARKTLAISVHPDLRVSVTAPLDSDPEVIRARVRKHGAWIREQWRELELYLPKQPPRRFVNGETHRYLGRQYRLRAIQGEVNSVKCLRGYFQITSREEPTPALARRRLEAWLRDRAEAVFHQRLEVCQTRAEREGIPRPILKIKRMRKRWGSCAADGTITLNLELIQAPKECIDYVIMHELCHLEEAHHGPRFWALLEKLMPDYDQRRALLNRVIAQ, from the coding sequence ATGAGCGCAACGGGTGAGACGGAGTCGCCAGCGCGTGACTGCGTGCATTGGGGGCGCACCACGATCCACTATGAGATCAGTTTCCGGGCGCGCAAGACGCTGGCGATCTCTGTGCATCCGGATCTACGCGTGAGCGTCACTGCTCCGCTCGACTCCGACCCCGAGGTGATCCGCGCCAGGGTGCGCAAACATGGCGCATGGATCCGCGAGCAATGGCGCGAGCTCGAGCTCTATCTGCCCAAGCAGCCGCCGCGACGCTTCGTCAATGGCGAGACCCACCGCTACCTCGGTCGGCAGTATCGGCTACGCGCGATTCAGGGAGAGGTGAACAGCGTGAAGTGTCTGCGCGGCTATTTTCAAATCACCAGCCGCGAAGAGCCCACGCCGGCGTTGGCGCGTCGGCGACTCGAGGCATGGCTTCGCGATCGGGCGGAGGCCGTCTTCCATCAGCGGCTGGAGGTCTGCCAGACGCGGGCCGAGCGCGAAGGGATCCCGCGCCCGATTCTCAAGATCAAGCGAATGCGGAAGCGCTGGGGGAGTTGTGCGGCGGACGGCACCATCACCCTTAATCTGGAGCTGATCCAGGCGCCGAAGGAGTGCATCGACTACGTGATCATGCATGAGCTTTGTCACCTGGAGGAGGCGCATCATGGGCCGAGGTTCTGGGCGTTGTTAGAGAAGTTGATGCCCGACTATGACCAGCGGCGGGCGCTGTTGAATCGAGTCATCGCGCAATGA
- a CDS encoding type I restriction endonuclease subunit R, whose product MSLSPYLEDLDSKIPAIQVLEALGWTYLPPDEALALRGGRLDQVVLTGILRSWLEEHARFETRGNTYPFSPYSLDEALRRLTTVPFDGLIHTNETIYNLLTLGTSLDETIQGERKGRSLAFIDWVHWERNVFHVTDEFAVERSRAKTTRRPDLVLFVNGIPFVVIECKRRDKDQAGGRPQVKVAIEQLTDYQQPDQIPHLFQFVQVILATSVNDVLFGTVGTPEKFWSRWREQDEDTAAVRTAANHRFSAETHAKLFAPREDEVTTYSAALPYFEDLWSGGERMPTEQDRVLWAMLRPSRLLDYAYGYVLFDAGVRKIARYQQFFAVQETLRRVIVLREGRRQGGVIWHTTGSGKSLTMVMLAKALALHPALTNVRIVLVTDRIDLDKQLWGTFQACGKTAKRAKSGQHLAELIEAGSVPVITTVIDKFETAAKRYKLSDPDPNTFLLVDEGHRSNYAETAALMRQVFPNGCYLAFTGTPLTKKEKNTAARFGGFIHSYPMREAVADGAVVPLLYEGRVAELELQEDTLQRWFERVTRNLSEAQAADLKRRMASEGELSRAEQRLRMIAYDIGEHYRQNIQGTGFKAQLAADSRESAIRYQRFFEEFGVVESAVIMSKPDLRAESQAVKDFWQAMMDRHGSEKHYNDDTLASFSRADGVELLIVIDRLLTGFDEPRNRVLYIDKPLQEHSLLQAIARVNRLYEEKEHGLLIDYRGVLGKLNEAMCTYDSLAEFDPKDVDLTEVLTDVAAEIARLPQLHSDLWGIFKEVKNKQDKEALERHLGPEDVRTDFYAALRAYLKTLAVALGSEIFFAQTPEDRIAQYKRDLKFFVQLRRSVQQRYAEKVDYSAYEQQIRKLMDAHIQSPDVSVITQQVDIFNVNAFQAEVERVEGNAAKADTIASRLKRTITERMDEDPVRYQRFVDLVQQAIDDYRAGRIDEVEYLKRMEGFHAAIVQGQEDAIPAPLRGRRTAQAFFGVVGEVLERYPQHDVDTRTQLAVDMATSIEDLIAVRSIRDWVHNADVQQQMSNAIDDYLFELRDTVGLDLETVDMDAIMERCLDIARKRAHL is encoded by the coding sequence ATGTCACTCTCTCCCTATCTTGAGGACCTCGACTCCAAGATCCCCGCCATCCAGGTGCTGGAGGCCCTGGGTTGGACCTATTTGCCCCCGGACGAGGCATTGGCTCTGCGTGGCGGGCGACTCGATCAGGTGGTGTTGACCGGAATCCTGCGGTCCTGGCTCGAGGAGCACGCCCGCTTCGAGACGCGCGGCAATACCTATCCGTTCTCGCCCTACAGCCTCGACGAGGCGCTGCGCCGCCTGACCACAGTACCCTTCGATGGGCTGATCCATACCAACGAGACGATCTACAACCTCCTGACGCTGGGCACGAGCCTCGATGAGACCATCCAAGGAGAGCGTAAGGGACGCTCGCTGGCATTCATCGATTGGGTACATTGGGAGCGAAATGTCTTCCATGTCACCGATGAATTCGCGGTGGAGCGCAGCCGGGCGAAGACCACGCGGCGACCCGACCTGGTGCTGTTCGTCAACGGCATCCCCTTCGTGGTCATCGAGTGCAAGCGTCGCGACAAGGATCAGGCCGGCGGCAGACCGCAGGTCAAGGTGGCGATCGAGCAGCTCACCGACTACCAGCAGCCCGACCAAATTCCGCACCTGTTCCAATTCGTGCAGGTGATCCTGGCGACCTCGGTCAATGACGTGCTGTTCGGCACCGTCGGCACCCCGGAGAAGTTCTGGTCGCGCTGGCGTGAGCAGGACGAGGACACGGCGGCGGTTCGAACGGCCGCCAATCATCGCTTTAGCGCCGAGACACACGCCAAGCTCTTTGCCCCGCGCGAGGACGAGGTCACCACCTACAGCGCAGCGCTACCGTACTTCGAGGACTTGTGGTCGGGCGGCGAGCGCATGCCGACCGAGCAAGACCGCGTGCTCTGGGCCATGTTGCGCCCTTCGCGGCTGCTGGACTATGCCTATGGCTACGTGCTGTTCGACGCAGGCGTACGCAAGATCGCGCGCTATCAGCAGTTCTTCGCGGTGCAGGAGACGCTGCGGCGGGTCATCGTCCTGCGTGAGGGACGGCGCCAAGGTGGCGTCATCTGGCACACCACCGGCAGCGGCAAGTCGCTGACCATGGTCATGCTGGCCAAGGCGTTGGCTTTGCATCCGGCCTTGACCAACGTGCGCATCGTGCTGGTGACCGACCGTATCGATCTCGACAAGCAGTTGTGGGGCACCTTCCAGGCCTGCGGTAAGACCGCCAAGCGGGCCAAGAGCGGTCAGCATCTCGCCGAGCTGATCGAGGCCGGATCGGTCCCTGTCATCACGACCGTCATCGACAAGTTCGAGACGGCCGCGAAACGCTACAAGCTGAGCGATCCGGACCCCAATACCTTCCTACTGGTCGACGAAGGACACCGCAGCAACTATGCCGAGACGGCGGCACTGATGCGCCAGGTCTTCCCCAATGGCTGCTACCTAGCCTTCACCGGCACCCCTCTGACCAAGAAGGAGAAAAACACCGCCGCGCGCTTTGGCGGCTTCATCCACAGTTATCCGATGCGTGAGGCGGTCGCCGACGGGGCTGTGGTGCCGTTACTTTACGAGGGGCGCGTGGCCGAGCTGGAGCTACAGGAAGACACCCTGCAACGCTGGTTTGAGCGTGTTACGCGCAATCTGAGTGAGGCTCAGGCGGCCGATCTCAAACGGCGCATGGCGAGCGAGGGCGAACTCTCGCGCGCCGAGCAGCGGTTGAGGATGATCGCCTACGATATCGGCGAGCACTACCGCCAGAACATCCAGGGTACCGGGTTCAAGGCCCAGCTGGCCGCCGATTCGCGCGAGAGCGCGATCCGCTACCAGCGGTTCTTCGAGGAATTCGGCGTCGTCGAGAGCGCGGTCATCATGTCCAAGCCCGACCTGCGCGCCGAGAGCCAGGCGGTCAAGGACTTCTGGCAAGCGATGATGGACCGCCACGGCTCGGAGAAGCACTACAACGATGACACCTTGGCGTCCTTCTCCCGGGCCGATGGGGTCGAACTCCTGATCGTCATCGACCGGCTCTTGACCGGCTTCGACGAGCCGCGTAATCGCGTCCTCTACATTGACAAGCCGCTCCAAGAGCACTCATTGCTGCAGGCCATTGCCCGCGTCAACCGGCTTTACGAAGAGAAAGAGCATGGATTGCTGATCGACTATCGCGGTGTGCTCGGCAAACTCAATGAGGCGATGTGCACCTATGACTCACTGGCCGAGTTCGATCCCAAGGACGTCGATCTGACCGAGGTGCTGACCGACGTCGCCGCCGAGATTGCTCGACTGCCGCAGCTCCATTCAGACCTCTGGGGCATCTTCAAGGAGGTCAAGAACAAGCAGGACAAAGAAGCGCTCGAGCGCCACCTCGGGCCCGAGGATGTGCGCACCGACTTCTACGCGGCTCTGCGCGCCTACCTGAAGACACTCGCGGTTGCGCTGGGCAGTGAGATCTTCTTCGCGCAGACCCCCGAAGACCGCATCGCGCAGTACAAGCGGGATCTCAAGTTTTTCGTACAGCTACGCCGCTCGGTGCAGCAGCGCTACGCCGAGAAGGTCGACTACAGCGCTTACGAGCAGCAAATCCGCAAGCTCATGGACGCGCACATCCAGTCGCCGGACGTGAGCGTCATCACCCAGCAGGTGGATATCTTCAACGTCAACGCCTTCCAAGCCGAGGTCGAGCGGGTCGAGGGCAACGCCGCGAAAGCGGACACCATCGCGAGCCGCCTCAAGCGGACCATCACCGAGAGGATGGACGAAGATCCCGTGCGCTATCAGCGTTTTGTCGACCTGGTGCAACAGGCCATCGATGACTACCGGGCCGGTCGGATCGACGAGGTGGAGTATCTCAAGCGGATGGAGGGCTTTCACGCGGCCATCGTTCAGGGACAGGAGGACGCCATCCCGGCGCCGCTGCGCGGGCGTCGCACCGCCCAGGCGTTCTTCGGCGTGGTGGGCGAGGTCCTCGAGCGCTACCCGCAGCACGACGTCGACACCCGGACCCAGCTCGCCGTGGACATGGCGACCAGCATCGAGGACCTGATCGCTGTCCGCAGCATTCGCGACTGGGTCCATAACGCGGACGTGCAACAGCAGATGAGCAATGCGATTGACGACTATCTCTTCGAGCTGCGCGACACGGTGGGATTAGACCTCGAGACTGTCGACATGGATGCAATCATGGAACGCTGTCTGGACATCGCCCGCAAACGAGCACACCTATGA
- a CDS encoding Abi family protein, translating into MKPYAKPPLPPKALLRTLASRGLMIEDPSAALHALKRVGYYRLSGYWLPFKQPDDSFESGLTFATVIGLYELDRQFRMLVLDAIERVEVALRSAIADRFANRYGVFGHLDRHNFRPSFDPRRRVSHDDWLASLTRAGERSKELFIAHHSQTYHGFPALPVWKMAEVITLGDLSMWFAALRDRDRAPIAALYGVDGVVLTSWLHTLSHVRNICAHHSRLWDRGLSIVPKVPNRDPRWLPPGVPHRNRAWIALLILRQMLCPHHQGIDWQAAIEELLTPIAGAPRWRNRMGLPEDWMEHPLWNLT; encoded by the coding sequence ATGAAACCCTACGCCAAGCCGCCGCTTCCACCCAAGGCACTGTTGCGCACCCTCGCCAGTCGCGGGCTAATGATCGAGGATCCATCCGCGGCGTTGCATGCCCTCAAACGTGTCGGATACTACCGCCTCAGCGGCTACTGGCTGCCCTTCAAGCAACCCGACGATAGCTTCGAGTCCGGTCTTACCTTCGCCACCGTGATCGGGCTCTACGAGTTGGATCGGCAGTTTCGCATGCTGGTCCTCGATGCCATCGAGCGGGTGGAAGTGGCGCTGCGCAGCGCGATTGCTGACCGCTTCGCCAACCGCTATGGCGTCTTCGGTCATCTCGACCGGCACAACTTCCGCCCGAGCTTCGATCCCCGCCGCCGGGTCAGCCATGACGACTGGCTAGCCTCGTTGACGCGCGCGGGCGAGCGCTCGAAAGAGCTGTTCATCGCCCATCACAGCCAGACCTATCATGGCTTTCCGGCGCTGCCGGTGTGGAAGATGGCCGAGGTCATCACCCTGGGCGACCTGTCCATGTGGTTCGCGGCGCTGCGCGACCGCGACCGCGCCCCCATCGCGGCCCTCTACGGCGTCGATGGTGTAGTGCTGACCTCCTGGCTCCACACCCTCTCGCATGTTCGCAACATCTGCGCCCATCACAGCCGACTCTGGGACCGAGGCTTGAGCATCGTGCCCAAGGTCCCAAACCGCGATCCGCGCTGGCTGCCGCCGGGCGTTCCCCACCGCAACCGTGCCTGGATCGCCCTGCTGATCCTGCGTCAGATGCTGTGCCCGCATCACCAGGGGATCGACTGGCAAGCGGCCATCGAAGAACTGCTGACCCCGATCGCGGGCGCGCCGCGGTGGCGCAATCGCATGGGGCTTCCCGAAGACTGGATGGAGCATCCGCTATGGAATCTGACCTGA
- a CDS encoding restriction endonuclease subunit S: protein MNKSWRQEELGKLVKFRSGGTPAKTVQEYWGGNIPWITAKDLKSFYLGDSLIKITAVGARNGTRIAKKGSILLLVRGMTLKKDVPLAIATRDVAFNQDVKALETSSINNAYLGYFLVSRKSNLMQLVNEAGHGTGRLQTDLLESFPILVPPAIEQDRIASILGTWDRAISLTERLIAAKLTLRKVLMQQLLTGKRRFPGFSEPWREVRLGEVLHEVRRPVEWDEDATYRLASVRRGSQGLFHRATKQGRGIKTKDLHTIHTDDFLISKRQVVHGATGLVTPNFDGAKVSSSYTILRARDSQVLDIEFFSWLAKLPRMVWKTYITSNGVHIEKLFFVVEDYLKQKIHLPGEVGEQRRIVELLSEADRELSVLRSQLAALKTQKRGLMQQLLTGKVRVQVADAAA, encoded by the coding sequence GTGAATAAGTCGTGGCGGCAGGAAGAGCTTGGCAAGCTCGTCAAGTTCCGATCTGGTGGAACCCCAGCGAAGACAGTTCAAGAATATTGGGGCGGAAACATACCTTGGATCACCGCAAAAGATTTGAAATCGTTCTACCTCGGCGATTCGTTGATCAAGATCACAGCGGTGGGAGCAAGAAACGGGACTCGGATTGCAAAGAAGGGAAGCATCCTTCTGTTGGTTCGAGGTATGACACTCAAGAAAGATGTGCCGCTTGCAATTGCAACGCGGGATGTTGCGTTTAATCAGGATGTCAAAGCGCTCGAAACCAGCTCCATCAATAATGCATATCTCGGCTACTTTCTCGTTTCTAGAAAATCGAATTTGATGCAGTTGGTAAACGAGGCGGGCCATGGAACAGGAAGACTACAGACAGACCTTTTAGAGTCATTCCCGATTTTAGTTCCACCAGCCATTGAGCAAGATCGAATCGCTAGCATCTTGGGGACATGGGACCGCGCCATCTCCCTCACCGAACGTTTGATCGCTGCCAAGCTGACGCTGCGCAAGGTCCTGATGCAGCAACTGCTGACCGGCAAGCGGCGATTTCCGGGGTTTTCGGAGCCATGGCGGGAGGTTAGGCTCGGCGAAGTTCTCCACGAGGTGAGGCGACCAGTCGAATGGGATGAAGACGCAACGTATCGTCTAGCAAGTGTCCGCCGAGGGTCACAAGGGCTGTTTCATCGCGCGACGAAGCAAGGACGAGGCATCAAAACAAAGGACTTACACACCATCCATACAGATGACTTCTTGATCTCTAAGCGGCAGGTTGTGCACGGCGCAACAGGTCTGGTCACGCCGAATTTCGATGGAGCCAAAGTCTCAAGCTCCTATACGATCCTGCGGGCTCGGGATTCTCAAGTGTTGGACATCGAATTCTTCTCATGGCTGGCAAAGTTGCCCCGCATGGTTTGGAAGACCTACATCACCAGCAACGGCGTCCATATCGAAAAGCTATTCTTTGTCGTGGAAGACTACCTCAAGCAAAAGATCCATCTACCTGGCGAAGTTGGAGAGCAGCGGCGAATTGTCGAATTGCTCTCTGAGGCAGACCGCGAGCTCTCAGTCCTCCGCTCCCAACTCGCCGCCCTCAAGACCCAGAAACGCGGCCTGATGCAGCAGCTACTGACCGGCAAGGTCAGGGTCCAGGTCGCGGACGCGGCGGCTTGA